In Sporosarcina psychrophila, a genomic segment contains:
- a CDS encoding aminotransferase class I/II-fold pyridoxal phosphate-dependent enzyme, translated as MSLTINPRVQQIEPSGIRKISNQLINYPDAINLTIGQPDFPTPERIKQAAHKAIDDNKTIYSHNAGLLELRQAVSTFFTDKYNFTYNPQTEIIITTGASQAMDTVFRTILEPGDEVIVPAPIYTGYEPLITLAGATPIYLDTTTTNFIPDPIQLEQLITPKTKAIVFNYPSNPTGVTIPHKTMDELAATLTNHDIFIISDEIYSENTYQGEHRSFAEYPELKDKLFLIHGLSKSHSMTGWRIGFLLAAAQWMQQAVKVQAYNTICAGVPSQHAAICALTECQHTPSAMNPDYILRRDYIYTRLTNMGLPTVKPGGAFYIFPSIKEFNLTSEQFAHTLLDEARIAVVPGTAFTAFGEGHIRISYAYAFDQLEIAMDRLETWITNWRNKERHIVPNPPLL; from the coding sequence ATGTCACTCACCATCAACCCGCGCGTCCAACAAATAGAACCATCCGGCATCCGCAAAATCTCCAACCAGCTCATAAACTACCCCGATGCCATCAATCTAACCATCGGCCAACCCGACTTTCCAACACCCGAACGCATCAAACAAGCCGCCCACAAAGCAATCGACGACAACAAAACTATCTACTCACACAACGCCGGTCTCCTCGAACTCCGGCAAGCCGTATCCACCTTTTTTACCGATAAATACAACTTCACCTACAACCCACAAACCGAAATCATCATCACAACCGGCGCAAGCCAAGCAATGGACACCGTATTCCGTACGATTCTCGAGCCAGGAGACGAAGTCATCGTCCCCGCACCCATCTACACCGGCTACGAACCGCTCATCACACTCGCCGGCGCAACACCCATCTATCTCGACACAACAACAACCAACTTCATCCCGGACCCAATCCAACTCGAACAACTCATCACACCCAAAACAAAAGCAATCGTCTTCAACTATCCATCCAACCCAACCGGCGTCACCATCCCACACAAAACGATGGACGAACTAGCCGCAACACTCACCAATCACGACATCTTCATCATCTCGGACGAAATCTACAGCGAAAACACCTACCAAGGGGAACACCGCTCATTCGCTGAGTACCCCGAACTCAAAGACAAACTATTCCTCATCCACGGCCTGTCCAAATCCCATTCCATGACAGGCTGGCGCATCGGTTTCCTGCTCGCCGCCGCCCAGTGGATGCAACAAGCCGTCAAAGTGCAAGCCTATAACACCATCTGCGCAGGCGTCCCATCCCAACACGCAGCTATCTGCGCACTAACCGAATGCCAACACACGCCTTCGGCAATGAACCCGGACTATATCCTACGCCGCGACTACATCTACACCCGGCTCACCAACATGGGCCTTCCGACAGTCAAACCGGGTGGCGCATTCTACATCTTTCCTTCTATTAAAGAGTTCAACCTAACATCCGAACAATTCGCCCACACGTTGCTCGATGAAGCCCGAATCGCCGTCGTACCAGGCACCGCCTTCACAGCATTCGGGGAAGGTCACATCCGAATTTCCTACGCCTACGCATTCGACCAACTCGAAATCGCCATGGACCGACTCGAAACCTGGATAACCAACTGGCGCAACAAAGAACGTCACATAGTTCCAAATCCACCGTTATTGTAA
- a CDS encoding DMT family transporter, whose amino-acid sequence MWRIYALLTTAMLIWGFNLPLLKYLLIYVGPVTMTTFRILLAGITVFIILAAFKMLRLPTKNEWKYIIGGAMLNVVLHHYFLNMGLVRTTGTNAGLILGTGPVLTAISVALIMRNYPSKVQWLGFLVGLGGVSSVVLAGGGIGGLALGDSFIFISIAAQVLSFLVIAKAAKTLDPRIMTAYMMVVGSAVLLIISLIQEPGEIKAFATVPPMFWLGFAASAIIGTAVGHMLYNYAVGKVGPAKAAIFINFNTMFSLIGSALFLGEIITYRHLIGLALIIAGVILGSGAAEDLWKKRRKRSENVV is encoded by the coding sequence ATGTGGAGAATCTACGCACTCCTCACTACCGCAATGCTTATCTGGGGATTTAACCTGCCACTCCTCAAATATCTGCTCATATATGTCGGACCAGTTACCATGACAACATTCCGTATCCTGCTCGCAGGCATCACGGTATTCATCATTCTGGCGGCGTTCAAAATGCTTCGTCTGCCGACAAAAAATGAATGGAAATATATCATAGGAGGCGCGATGCTCAATGTCGTCCTCCATCATTACTTCCTTAACATGGGACTTGTTCGTACGACCGGCACAAACGCGGGACTGATACTCGGAACAGGCCCCGTCCTAACGGCGATCTCCGTCGCACTTATCATGCGGAATTACCCGTCTAAAGTGCAATGGCTTGGTTTCTTAGTCGGCCTAGGCGGCGTCAGCTCCGTCGTTTTAGCAGGCGGGGGAATTGGCGGTCTCGCGCTCGGTGATAGCTTCATTTTCATTTCAATCGCCGCTCAAGTATTATCATTTCTAGTCATCGCAAAAGCAGCAAAAACACTCGATCCACGTATCATGACCGCTTATATGATGGTAGTCGGCAGCGCGGTACTACTCATCATTAGCCTGATTCAAGAACCCGGTGAAATCAAAGCATTTGCCACCGTACCGCCCATGTTTTGGCTCGGTTTCGCAGCAAGCGCCATCATCGGCACAGCTGTCGGTCACATGCTTTACAACTACGCAGTCGGAAAAGTCGGCCCAGCCAAAGCCGCCATCTTCATCAACTTCAACACCATGTTCTCCCTAATCGGCTCAGCACTATTCCTTGGCGAAATCATCACCTATCGCCATCTCATAGGCCTAGCCCTCATCATTGCCGGCGTTATACTAGGATCTGGCGCCGCAGAAGACCTATGGAAAAAACGACGCAAGCGGAGTGAGAATGTCGTTTAG